The DNA window GCGCCGTCGGCAAGGCGCTCGATCTGCTGCCAAGCCGGCCGAAGAAACTGGTGGTCAGCGGCGGCGGCCGCCACAACCCGACGATGATGGCCATGCTGGCCAGCCGTGCCGGCGTCGAGGTGGTGGAGGCCGAAAGCCTCGGCTGGAGCGGCGACGCGGTGGAGGCGGAATGTTTTGCCTTCCTCGCGGTCCGCGTGCTGCGCGGCCTGCCGATCAGCTTTCCGAGCACGACCGGCGCACCGCAGCCGATGCGGGGCGGAAAGCTTGCAGGGTAGTCAGCCAGCCAGCTTCTTCTGCAGGAAGATGCGGCTGCGGCCGACAGGAAAATCGGCAAGCGTGCCAAAAGGCTGATAACCTTGGCGCTGATAGACCTTGGCGGCGTTTGGGTTGAAGGTGTCGATCCAGGCGTTCCGGCAGCCGCGCGCCATGGCTTCCTGTTCGGCGGCATCCAGCATCTGGCCAGCCATATGCTGGCCACGCAGCCTTTCGTCGACCCACAGCCATTGCACGTAAAGCCAGCCCCAGGCGGTGTAGCCGGAAATGCCGGCGACGACCGCGCCCTCCTCGTCGCGCACGAACACCGCAAGCGCCTTTCTTTCGGACGCGCCGACATCGCCGTCGTTGAACGCCGTCAGACGTTCGCCGAGAAAGGCGAGTTCCTCCGGCGAGGGATTTGCCGTCGTTTCCAGTGTCGTGTTCATCGCTTTCCCGAGACAGGTTGTGGATCGGCATCGCCGCCATTGCGAAATTCGGAAGCGGCAATGCCGTAGCGCTTGAGCTTGTCATAAAAAGTCTTGCGCGGCACGCCGAGCGCGTCGATGGCGCCGCGCACATCGCCGCCATGATCGCGCAGCGCGTCACGGATGAGCTGCGCCTCGTATTGACCGACCCGTTCGGGCAATGCCGCCTCCGGCTCCGGCGCGCGCGCGGAGACCGCCCTCACCTCATCGTCCGGGCCGAGACCAAGTGCGACGCGATCGGCGAAATGAGCGAGCTCGCGCACATTGCCCGGCCAGTCATGCGACTGGAGATGATCGCTGATCGCGGCATTCACCTTCGCAACCGGCCGGCCGAATCGTTCCGCCGCCTTGCCTAGGAAATGCCCGAACAGCATCGGGATATCGCCGCGCCGTTCGCGCAGGGGCGGGATGCGCAGTGTCACCACGTTGAGACGGAAATACAGATCTTCGCGAAAATCGCCGCGCTGGTCCGGCCGGCCGAGATCGACCTTGGTCGCGGCGACGACCCTGAGGTCGATGCGCCTGATGTCGTTCGAACCAAGCGGTGTGAGGCTGCGCGTTTCCAGCACCCGCAACAGCTTGACCTGGAGCGCGGACGGCATGGATTCGATCTCGTCGAGGAACAGCGTGCCGCCGCTGGAATGCTCGATGCTGCCGATCCGCCGCCGCTGCGCGCCGGTGAACGCGCCCGCCTCGTGGCCGAACAGTTCGCTTTCGATGACCGTCTCCGGCAGGGCGCCGCAATTCAGCGCCACGAAGGGCTTTGCGCGCCGCCGCCCCCATCTGTGAAGGAGGTCCGCCACCACTTCCTTGCCGGTTCCCGTCTCACCCTCGACCAGCACGTCGACATCCATGTCGGCGATCTGGCGCAAGGTCTCGCGCAACCGTTTGATGGCAGGCGCCTCGCCGATCAGCGGCAGGCCGTCGGCGGCCAGTGCCGCGGCTTCGCGCAGGCGGCGGTTCTCCATCACCAGACGCCGCTTTTCCGATGCCCGCTTCAGCGCTTCGACCAGCCGATCGCCGGCATAGGGTTTCGGGATGAAATCGTAGACGCCGTCCTTGAGCGCGGCCACGGCAAGATCGACGTCGCCATGGCCGGTGACCAGGATCACGGGTATATCAGGATCGATCGCTTTGATGCGATCGAACAATTGCAGCCCGTTCATGCCCGGCATGCGGATATCGCTGACGACGACGCCCTCGAAATTCCTGTCGACGACGGCAAGTGCTGCCTCGGCGGCGTCGAGTGCGGCCACGGTGAAGCCGGCAAGCTCGAGCAGTTGCGTGGTGGCGTGCAGCAAGTCCGCATCGTCGTCGACGAGCGCGACCAGCCCTGATCCCTCAGTCATTCTATTCGCCTCAGATCGATGGTGAAGGATGCGCCGCTGCCATTGCCGGGATCGAGCCGCAGCGTGCCGCCCAATTCCTGGGCGATCTCCTGCGAAATCACCAGCCCGAGGCCAAGCCCCTTCTCCTTGGTGG is part of the Mesorhizobium loti genome and encodes:
- a CDS encoding GNAT family N-acetyltransferase; its protein translation is MNTTLETTANPSPEELAFLGERLTAFNDGDVGASERKALAVFVRDEEGAVVAGISGYTAWGWLYVQWLWVDERLRGQHMAGQMLDAAEQEAMARGCRNAWIDTFNPNAAKVYQRQGYQPFGTLADFPVGRSRIFLQKKLAG
- a CDS encoding sigma-54-dependent Fis family transcriptional regulator, translating into MTEGSGLVALVDDDADLLHATTQLLELAGFTVAALDAAEAALAVVDRNFEGVVVSDIRMPGMNGLQLFDRIKAIDPDIPVILVTGHGDVDLAVAALKDGVYDFIPKPYAGDRLVEALKRASEKRRLVMENRRLREAAALAADGLPLIGEAPAIKRLRETLRQIADMDVDVLVEGETGTGKEVVADLLHRWGRRRAKPFVALNCGALPETVIESELFGHEAGAFTGAQRRRIGSIEHSSGGTLFLDEIESMPSALQVKLLRVLETRSLTPLGSNDIRRIDLRVVAATKVDLGRPDQRGDFREDLYFRLNVVTLRIPPLRERRGDIPMLFGHFLGKAAERFGRPVAKVNAAISDHLQSHDWPGNVRELAHFADRVALGLGPDDEVRAVSARAPEPEAALPERVGQYEAQLIRDALRDHGGDVRGAIDALGVPRKTFYDKLKRYGIAASEFRNGGDADPQPVSGKR